ATCAGTCTCGAAATTCCGAAATCAGTGACCAAAGCAGCCATGTCATCATCAAGAAGAATGTTGCTCGGTTTAATATCACAATGCACCACCCTAATTGGTGAGTGATGATGTAAATAAGCCACACCTTGAGCCACATCACTGCAAATGCTAACCAATTGAGCCAAATCCGGTTTATGAATGCTTGATCCTCGATTGTTAGGATAAAGATAGCTTTCCAAGCTGCCATTTGACATCAATGGAAGAACAAGAGCATTGAAATCTGGTCTGCTACAAGTGGTTATGATCCTGATCAAATTTCTATGCCTTGTTCTTTTCAACACCTGACATTCTCTTTTGAAGCTTCCTGAGATTTCACCACCTATTCTAATTGGTTTCAAGACTTTGACAGCAATCTTTGTCTTATCAGGTAAAATTCCCTTGTAGACTTCTCCAAATCTTCCTGAGCCAATCAAGTTAGAAGAGCTGAAACCATCAGTGGCATCCACAAGTTGTCTGTATGAAATTCTTGGATATTTCATCTCCTTCCTCTCTGTAATTTGTTCTTCACATTCTTCAAAACCCCTTCGATTCAAAATCGAAATATTCAATCTTGTTTTCAACCTGAGTGCAAAGACAATCCCGGCAATGCAAAACACAAAAGCTACAGATGAACACAAGAGAATTGGCAGAAACTTATAAAACTTGTGTCTTTCCCTACACTTTGGCAAGCCTATGATTGAGCCACAAAGACCATTATTTCCAAGGAAAGAATACATTGTCAGCCATGAAAATACTCCCTTATCTGGTACTCGACCtgaaaaattgttaaaagaaaTGTTGAGCTGCTTGAGACTTGAAGATGTCTGAAGAGAATCTGGAATGTTCCCAATCAATTGGTTGAATGAAACATCAAGTGTTTGAAGAGAAGGAAATTGGCCAATGGAAAATGGTAAAGACCCATCAAAGGAGTTAtaagataaatttaaatattctaAGGCAATGCAGTTTCCAAGTCGAGATGGAATTGGGCCTGAGAGATTGTTTGAGGACAAATCAATTGCAAGGATCATATCCATTTTACTAAGCTCCAATGGCAAAGGTCCATGTAAATGGTTTCTTGACAGATTCAAATAAATTTTCATGGTTCTAACAGCAATTTCACTTGGTATAACACCAGAAATTTGATTGCTAGAAAGGTCCAAGGAATCCAAGTTGTTACATTTTCCCAAACTGGGTGGGATTGTTCCTGAGAGATGGTTCCCATAAAGCCATAATTGCCTCAACTGTGAAAGATTGGCCAAAGTTTCAGGAACAGAACCAGAAAGCTTGTTCCTAGAAAAATCAATATAACTCAAAGGCTGGATTTCACCAAGAGAATATGGGATCTCACCAGAAAGTAAATTATTAGACAGTTGAATACTCTCAAGTTTCCTTAATCTTCCAACCTCAAAAGGAATAGTTCCATTCAAAAGATTACCAGACAAGTTCAAAACAGTTAGGTTAATGAGCTTTGAAATGGAAGGAGGAATTGAACCATGTATAAGATTATTACTCAAATGAAGCTCTGAGAGATTAGCATGAAGATCACCAATAATAGAAGGAATCTCTCCACCAAGATGATTGCTAGCTAAATCAATCTGTTGAAGCTTTGATGAatttaagaaagaagaaaagaaaggctCAAGATTTGAGTTCCCATCATGACTAACAAATTCATTCTCAAACAAATAAAGGTAAACCAAGGATGGCATTTTCATAACAGGAAATTCCCCACTCAACTTATTTGACCCCAAATCCAACCATTGTAGTGTTGTTGAGTTCAAAAGAGCAGAAGGAATTTGCCCCTCAAACTTATTAGCCCATAGCAGAAACTTCTCCAAACCTTTCATCTCACAACCATTTTTCAAAGGTATTTTCCCACTTAAAGAATTGTTTGACAGGTCTATATATATCAATGAAGAACTAGACCCATTACAGAATAGCAACTCGGGAATCTTCCCTTCAAGTTTGTTGCTACCAAAATGAAGATACTCTAATTTATTCAGATTTTGAAGCTCCATAGGGATTTTTCCTGTGAGTAAATTCAATTTCAAATCCAGTTGCTCAAGATTACGTAAAGAACCTAATTCCTTGGGGATTTGACCTTCAAAGAAATTATCGGATAGATCAAGAATCGTTAAGGAAGAAAGATTGGAAAGAAATGGAGAAATTGTGCCATGAATTGAGTTTCGAGAAAGATCAATTGACACAACTTTGTGAGTGACATTGTTGCATTCAATTCCTGTCCAGTTACAGAAGTGAAGATTTGAATCTAATCTCCAATTTTGAAGATGGTTTTTTGGGTCAGAAAAAATTCCATTTTTGAAAGCAAGTAATGCTGCTTTGTTGTTGTTATCTTCAAGAATCCCAAATGTTCcattgaagagaagaagaagaagaagaatcaagCATAGAGAAAAAGGAAGCTTGAAAAGAAACCCCATTGATgaaacagaagaaaaaaaaaatctttttacaAGACAAAGGGATTTAGGAAGAGATGAGTTACACAGCAAAGTGCAGTGTTAATTTATTTGAAAACTTTTGGGAGAAGAACCATCGTTGACAAGTGGATGATCATTTGACCACAGTGGGCTTTGACTTTTGAATTTGACTAATGAAAtgggattttttaaaaaaaaaaatttggtgatGTGTGAACATTGATTAAAGAAGTGAATTTGGTGTTATGTTCTAGTTGTATTAGGGAAGGTGTAgaattaagttaattaattaatgaatggTGGTGAACCCATAAACTAAGCATCCAATAGAACTTTGAAAACAATCATGTTAAAAGAAACTAAAGAATGGTCGGTATGAAATAGAAATTATTGCTTTCCCAAGTGTGGATGGATTATGAAAGATAATTTTAGATTCGGTTTCAATTTAGTTTTGATTCTTCTAATTTTGGCTTTGTTATATATGTTTTTGTTAGATGTCAATTATGTTGGTCTAAAAACACTCATAAACAAcctaattaaatataaaagaagTCAGAAAAAGACGAAAGAACTCCTATTGACACAAATAAGCAAAGTTAATCAATATTCAAGTTCACTCTCGAACTCCCAAAAGGTCGTGAAGAACTTATTTCATAAGCTAAAAGCCCATTGGTCATCTTACCACTACTAGACTGTACCTAGCAATTCTCCAACTTTTGGATAAATCCACGTAATATTTTCAGGTCTAATTCGAAGaacaaaaagtttaaaaacttCAGACCAAGTTAcaataaatagtaaaatatgACTTTTAACTTAAGTAAGCCTAAAAGAGTCATCAATCTCTTACCGTAAAACTTGTTGCACCCTTCTTTGcatctttttatttaaacattGGAATGTGTAGAAGCACACTGTATTCATGtgcaattttttatttttaattttaatatgcCATCTCTTCTCAACTATTTTCTTAAATGTGTCAATCAAACAAGTTGAACTTAAAATTTGTATGTTAGTAATAAGGCCATGATACAGATGTTTTATGAGACAAATTTTTTGTGATAATACTAAAGGAATGTTTTTAAGAGAATTCtccaaaaattaaatcaaattaaagttttgaaaaacataaaaatcaTAGAGAGAATTAGGAGTGTTAAAACACATTGTAACTTGTAAAACTTGATCCACCCGACCTGACCCCGTACATACCGTAGTTGAGTTATTAGCTCATTTGGGTTGAGTTAggttaaaaagagaaaatcctATGGATTGGATTGGTGTATAGGTTGGTTTATAGGTTCACACAAACCAACCCAAaactattattaatttaaaagtatatgttttttttttctatttatgaTACTATTATTTTATAcgagaaattgtcaaaaataaaatatttaacaaaatatttaaacttcATATAAAAATCAAGTATAATAAGTTTTGTCTTTTAGTGATCTTGTTCTAagagtgtaaatagtttgtcaatttttttctatttttggaaaACATCTATTTATATTATGTAAataattgttttgttttatatttttttattttattttatgagttttttttttttttttgaaaaaaattgttttcccAACACTAGTGAGATTAGTTTTGGAGACTTTGTAAAGAAACTTTTCATAATGCAAATTGAAATTGAGTTATTTTTTTTGGttcaatatataaaaataaataaataaaattgttacATGTTCGCATTTTGCTTGatttaagaataaatttaaataagcgATCGACTAAATCGAACTAACCCAACCCAAATGTTTCAAAGGTTGGGTTCATTATTTAATAAGAGTTATTTGAGTTAAAAATGTATAACCCCAACAATTGGATCATTAAGCCTAAAATTACTCAAACccacaacccaacccaactcacaAATATCCCTAGATAGAATATTagtacaatttttatttttataaatgaaattatGTAACAACAATTCTCTTTTGTGCAGTGTTAAATGCCGCATAGTATATCCTAACAAGATCAATAACAATAATGCcctaacaataataaaaataacaaagagTAAAACAATGGAAACATGGGGATTGATAACCCACCTCGATGTAACAACACCTACATTTATGAGGCAAATTGCCCAGGAAAGATAATTCACTAACATATCAATAAGTTAAACAATTA
The sequence above is drawn from the Cucumis melo cultivar AY chromosome 2, USDA_Cmelo_AY_1.0, whole genome shotgun sequence genome and encodes:
- the LOC103487336 gene encoding putative leucine-rich repeat receptor-like serine/threonine-protein kinase At2g24130 codes for the protein MGFLFKLPFSLCLILLLLLLFNGTFGILEDNNNKAALLAFKNGIFSDPKNHLQNWRLDSNLHFCNWTGIECNNVTHKVVSIDLSRNSIHGTISPFLSNLSSLTILDLSDNFFEGQIPKELGSLRNLEQLDLKLNLLTGKIPMELQNLNKLEYLHFGSNKLEGKIPELLFCNGSSSSLIYIDLSNNSLSGKIPLKNGCEMKGLEKFLLWANKFEGQIPSALLNSTTLQWLDLGSNKLSGEFPVMKMPSLVYLYLFENEFVSHDGNSNLEPFFSSFLNSSKLQQIDLASNHLGGEIPSIIGDLHANLSELHLSNNLIHGSIPPSISKLINLTVLNLSGNLLNGTIPFEVGRLRKLESIQLSNNLLSGEIPYSLGEIQPLSYIDFSRNKLSGSVPETLANLSQLRQLWLYGNHLSGTIPPSLGKCNNLDSLDLSSNQISGVIPSEIAVRTMKIYLNLSRNHLHGPLPLELSKMDMILAIDLSSNNLSGPIPSRLGNCIALEYLNLSYNSFDGSLPFSIGQFPSLQTLDVSFNQLIGNIPDSLQTSSSLKQLNISFNNFSGRVPDKGVFSWLTMYSFLGNNGLCGSIIGLPKCRERHKFYKFLPILLCSSVAFVFCIAGIVFALRLKTRLNISILNRRGFEECEEQITERKEMKYPRISYRQLVDATDGFSSSNLIGSGRFGEVYKGILPDKTKIAVKVLKPIRIGGEISGSFKRECQVLKRTRHRNLIRIITTCSRPDFNALVLPLMSNGSLESYLYPNNRGSSIHKPDLAQLVSICSDVAQGVAYLHHHSPIRVVHCDIKPSNILLDDDMAALVTDFGISRLIIQGETNNSTSHRSESTSFSSTHGLLCGSVGYIAPEYGLGERASTEGDVFSFGVLLLEVVTGKRPTDLDFQQGAGLHEWVKSHYPHKLDDIVDEAMERYGFSRPNVAKQFPKLRREVIFELLELSIMCTQYTPSFRPSMVDVAHEMTRLKEHLLNSSSLLIREASPANDEGC